The genomic segment GGGCTTTTGCTGCTCCTGTCCGTGGGGCTGCTCACCTCCGGCCGCGAGGGGGCCGGGCCGGAGAACAGGTCCGCCGGCTTCGTGGGGCTTCCGCTTCAGGGGGTGGCCAGCGGCGCAGGAAGACTCTTCGGCGGCTTCGTGAACCGCTTCATCTTCTTTGCCGACGCCGGCGAAGAGGTCCAGAAGCTTCGTGCCGAGGTCGATTCCCTGCGCTTCGAGCTCCTCAAGACCGAAGAATACCGCTTCGAGAACGAAAGGCTCAAATCCCTCCTCGGTTTCAAGGAAGCCTCCTTTCTCGACAAGATGATCCCGGCCAGGGTCATAGGCCGTAGCGCTTCGGCCTGGTACCGCACCATAGTTCTCGACCGGGGCTCGCTGGACGGCGTAAAGAGCGGCTCTCCGGTGGTCACCAGCTACGGCGTGGTGGGCAGAGTCTATGACGTGGGCGAATCCGCCAGCAGGGTGCTTCTTCTCACCGACGCCAGCTCCGCCGTGGACGGCCTTTTGCAGCGCAACCGCGGGCAGGTTCTGGTCGAGGGGGACATGACCCCCAATCCGAGGCTCCTTTACATAACCCGCGGCACCGACATAGAGGAGGGCGACAAGATAGTCACCTCCGGGCTTGACGGCATCTTTCCCAAGGGCGTGGTGCTCGGACACGTGGGGGAAGCCCGCGACGAGCCGGGAGAGATGTTCGTGAAGGCGGTGCTGGAGCCCGCCGTGGATTTCGCCCGCCTCGAAGAGGTTTTCATAATCACCGGGACTTACGGAGGCGTACCTGAGTGAGGGCGCGCGTTGCCTGGCTGGCCGCGCTTCTGGCGGCGCTCCTTGTCCAGACCGCCCTTATCCCGCCCTTTATCCCGGAAGCATGGCGACCGGATTTTACCCGTTCTCTGGTGCTGTGGCTTGCGCTGACCGGGGTTCCCGGCGGCGGCGTCTACCTCTCCTTCGTCGCGGGCCTTGCGGTGGATATAGTTTCCGGCGGTCCTCCCGGTTTCACGGCTGTGTGCCGCCTCGTAATCTATGCCTTCGCCCGTCCCTGGCGGGGAGTGTTCGAGCTGCGGGGCATAATCTTCATAATCGGTCCCTTCGCCGTGCTGGCCGACACCGTAGCCGTGCTTCTGCTTAAAAACGTCATCTTCCTGAACCAGATGGATTCGCTGTTTCTGATCTCGATCGGCGCAAGACAGATACTGGTGGAGATTTTCGCCGTGCCTCTGGCCTTCGCCGCCCTTGAGAAGATGACCGGCTTCAAGACCGAAGAGCCTCTCCTGTGATTCCCTCGACGCCGATTACCCGTTCGCATTTAAAGCCGCGTTTCGTCGCCCTGATGGCGGTGCTGGGAGTGGCCTTTCTCATTCTGGCGCTCCGGCTCGTGCAGCTTCAGATAATGAGAGGCATCTATTACCGCAATCTGAGCGAAAACAACCGCATCCGCGCAATTTTCCTCACCCCTCCGAGGGGCTACATCCTCGACCGCAACGGCGAGGTTCTGGCTAACACCGTCGCCTCCTTCGACGCCACGGTGATCCCTCAGGAGGTTCCCGAGGATAACCGCTTCGAGACCTATCTGACGGTCGGCTCCATACTCGGCATGAAGCCCGAGGAGATAAAGGAGAAGGTGGAGGGCAAAGGCCCCGCCCGTTTTCGGCCGCGCCTTTTAAAGAGGCACATCTCCCGCGAGGAGATGGCGAAGCTCGAAGCCAGAAGGATAGAGCTGCGGGGAATCGCCGTCGCGCCCACGCCCATCCGCAATTATCCTCTGGGCGATTTTTTCGCTGCGACGATGGGGTACATGGGGGCCATCGGCCCCGGCGAGCTGGGGACGCCGGATTTCACAGACTACGATCCGGCGGATTTCGTCGGCAGGGCGGGTATAGAAAAATCCTGGGAAAAGGAGATTCGTGGAATCCCCGGAGGCCTTCAGGTAGAGGTGGACGTGCGTGGCAGAAGGCTTCGGGAGCTGGCTAAAAAGCCCGCGAAACCGGGGGCCAACCTGGTCCTCACGATAGACAAGACCTTGCAGGAGGCCGCCGAAAAGGCTCTGGGGGACGAGGTGGGCTCTCTCGTCGCGGTGGACGTGCGCACCGGCGACATACTCGCCATGGCCTCGCGGCCGACCTACAACCCCAACGAAATGGCGGCCGGAATCTCCACCGAGGAGTGGAAGGCCCTCGCCGAAAATCCCTTTCACCCGCTGCAGAACAGGGCGGTGCAGGGGCTCTACGCGCCGGGCTCCACCTTCAAGGTGATAATGGCGGCGGCGGGGCTCGCCGAAGGGGCTATAACCACCCAGTCCACCTTTTACTGCGGCGGCAAACTCAATTTCGGCGGAAGGGATTTCGGCTGCTGGAAACACGAGGGCCACGGGACCGTCAATCTGGCAACGGCAATCGAGCAGTCCTGCGACGTTTATTTTTACCAGCTCGGCCTCCTTCTCGGCGTCGATGCAATTCACGACTACTCCAGGCTATTCGGCCTCGGCGAGGAGAGCGGCATAGGCCTCGCGGGCGAAAGAGAAGGGCTCGTGCCCTCCAGCGCCTGGAAAAAGAAGGTCAAGGGGAAGCCGTGGTATGCGGGCGAAACCCTCTCCCTCGCCATAGGACAGGGTTATTTGCAGGTAACGCCCCTTCAACTCGCTATAATGACCGCGACGATAGCCAACCCCTCCAAGGTGAGGCCAAAGCCCCGGTTCGTGCTGCGGATCGAGGATGGAGACGGCAAGGTCGTCAAGAGTTTCGAGCCCGAGACCGCGGGAAAGCTGGACATCAACGACACCTGGCTCTACGCGGTGCGCGACGGGATGAGAAGGGTCGTCGAAGGGTCCGGGACGGGGCGGGCGGCGCGCGTCGAGGGTTTCCAGGTCGCGGGCAAGACCGGGACAGCGCAGGTCGTAGGGATGAAAAACGGCGTCGGGGGAGGCGCAAGCGAGGAATGGATATACAGGGACCACGCGCTCTTCGTCTGCTTCGCCCCCTACGACGACCCGAAGATAGCTATTGCCGTAGTAATGGACCACGGGGGCCACGGAGGCAGCGTCGCCGCCCCCAAGGCCGCCAGGGTTCTCGAAGCCTTCAGGGATCTGGGCAAGCCAAAACCCGAGGAAGATGATCCGGACAAGCCCGAAGACGAAGGGGAAGCTAAAATTGACGAACAAGCCGTCAAGCCGCAGG from the bacterium genome contains:
- the mreC gene encoding rod shape-determining protein MreC; the encoded protein is MQGLFTKRLSLIAGGLLLLLSVGLLTSGREGAGPENRSAGFVGLPLQGVASGAGRLFGGFVNRFIFFADAGEEVQKLRAEVDSLRFELLKTEEYRFENERLKSLLGFKEASFLDKMIPARVIGRSASAWYRTIVLDRGSLDGVKSGSPVVTSYGVVGRVYDVGESASRVLLLTDASSAVDGLLQRNRGQVLVEGDMTPNPRLLYITRGTDIEEGDKIVTSGLDGIFPKGVVLGHVGEARDEPGEMFVKAVLEPAVDFARLEEVFIITGTYGGVPE
- the mrdA gene encoding penicillin-binding protein 2; this encodes MIPSTPITRSHLKPRFVALMAVLGVAFLILALRLVQLQIMRGIYYRNLSENNRIRAIFLTPPRGYILDRNGEVLANTVASFDATVIPQEVPEDNRFETYLTVGSILGMKPEEIKEKVEGKGPARFRPRLLKRHISREEMAKLEARRIELRGIAVAPTPIRNYPLGDFFAATMGYMGAIGPGELGTPDFTDYDPADFVGRAGIEKSWEKEIRGIPGGLQVEVDVRGRRLRELAKKPAKPGANLVLTIDKTLQEAAEKALGDEVGSLVAVDVRTGDILAMASRPTYNPNEMAAGISTEEWKALAENPFHPLQNRAVQGLYAPGSTFKVIMAAAGLAEGAITTQSTFYCGGKLNFGGRDFGCWKHEGHGTVNLATAIEQSCDVYFYQLGLLLGVDAIHDYSRLFGLGEESGIGLAGEREGLVPSSAWKKKVKGKPWYAGETLSLAIGQGYLQVTPLQLAIMTATIANPSKVRPKPRFVLRIEDGDGKVVKSFEPETAGKLDINDTWLYAVRDGMRRVVEGSGTGRAARVEGFQVAGKTGTAQVVGMKNGVGGGASEEWIYRDHALFVCFAPYDDPKIAIAVVMDHGGHGGSVAAPKAARVLEAFRDLGKPKPEEDDPDKPEDEGEAKIDEQAVKPQD